In Paenibacillus sp. 1781tsa1, one DNA window encodes the following:
- a CDS encoding AarF/ABC1/UbiB kinase family protein translates to MAVRIKHVGRYREIAMALVRHGFGYMVEELGLFQLLALPRRWMSREAHTTKTLSERIRLVLQELGPAFVKLGQLASTRADLLPESVIRELVKLQDQVPPFSSETARGILEQELDTPLEEIFSRFEDTPVAAASIGQVHLGKLRSGESVAIKIQRPGISRIVQRDLDILRELTAMAEKRWDWVKQYQIPQMVEEYAQALMAELDYTVEGRNTEKIAQQYQQDNKVKIPAIYWDQTSSRVLTMEYIEGIKLNDREELVRRGHDLNNIAERLVDSLLNQIFIQGFFHADPHPGNLMVLKDGRLAFIDFGMVGSLSDEMKQQLATLIIGLMRKDTDSMIRAIEKLGMMPDDMDLRGLHVDLDKLRTKYYDIPFSKISVGQALNDLFGVAQRHRVVMPADILLLGKSLLTMEGVIEHLDPSLSIVDMAEPFGRKLIKERFSAGRIKNRLFRSAADMAESVIGLPGQLRQLSSIISKGKLRLEISVPELDALMRRMDQISNRLSFSIVLLAFCIIMVGLIIGSSISHQSTMLWDIPVIEIGFLVAILMVAFLLYSIFKSGRF, encoded by the coding sequence ATGGCAGTGCGAATCAAACATGTCGGCAGATACCGTGAAATTGCCATGGCGCTTGTGCGTCATGGCTTCGGTTATATGGTCGAGGAGCTGGGGTTGTTCCAGTTGCTGGCTCTGCCCAGACGGTGGATGTCTCGTGAAGCACATACCACCAAAACGCTGAGTGAACGCATCAGGCTTGTGCTGCAGGAGCTGGGGCCAGCTTTCGTCAAGCTGGGGCAACTCGCAAGCACAAGGGCAGATCTATTGCCTGAGTCTGTCATTCGCGAGCTGGTGAAGTTGCAGGATCAGGTCCCGCCGTTCTCTTCCGAGACGGCACGGGGTATTTTGGAACAGGAATTGGATACACCGCTGGAGGAGATCTTTTCCCGGTTCGAGGATACCCCTGTAGCTGCGGCCAGCATTGGACAGGTGCATCTGGGCAAACTTCGAAGCGGTGAATCGGTAGCCATCAAGATTCAGCGGCCAGGTATATCGCGTATTGTGCAGCGTGACCTGGATATTTTGCGTGAGCTGACAGCCATGGCCGAGAAGCGCTGGGATTGGGTGAAGCAATATCAGATCCCGCAAATGGTAGAGGAATACGCTCAGGCATTGATGGCCGAGCTGGATTATACGGTCGAAGGACGGAATACGGAAAAGATTGCACAGCAATACCAACAGGACAACAAGGTGAAAATTCCGGCAATCTACTGGGATCAGACGTCGTCACGTGTGCTGACTATGGAGTATATCGAAGGTATCAAACTCAATGATCGTGAAGAACTGGTCAGACGCGGCCATGATCTGAACAATATTGCTGAGCGGCTGGTGGACTCATTATTGAATCAGATCTTTATTCAGGGTTTCTTTCACGCTGACCCACATCCGGGCAACCTGATGGTATTGAAGGATGGACGTCTTGCCTTTATAGACTTCGGCATGGTGGGCAGTCTGAGCGATGAGATGAAACAGCAGCTTGCTACGCTTATTATTGGGTTAATGCGCAAAGATACGGACAGTATGATCCGGGCCATAGAGAAGCTCGGCATGATGCCGGATGACATGGATCTGCGTGGGCTTCATGTGGATTTGGACAAGTTGCGTACCAAATATTACGATATTCCCTTTTCCAAGATTAGTGTGGGTCAGGCGTTAAACGACTTGTTCGGCGTAGCCCAGAGGCACCGGGTGGTCATGCCCGCCGATATTCTGTTACTTGGTAAATCGTTGCTGACGATGGAAGGTGTGATCGAACATCTCGATCCTTCCCTGAGCATTGTAGATATGGCCGAGCCCTTTGGGCGGAAGCTGATCAAGGAACGTTTTAGCGCAGGAAGAATCAAGAATCGGTTGTTCCGCAGTGCGGCTGATATGGCCGAAAGTGTCATCGGTCTGCCAGGGCAGTTAAGGCAGTTATCATCCATTATTAGCAAAGGCAAGCTGAGGTTGGAGATCAGTGTCCCTGAACTGGATGCACTCATGCGCAGAATGGACCAGATTAGTAATCGGCTGTCCTTCAGTATTGTGTTACTTGCCTTTTGTATCATCATGGTGGGTTTGATTATCGGTTCGTCAATTAGTCATCAGTCCACGATGCTGTGGGATATTCCGGTCATTGAGATTGGTTTCCTGGTGGCGATATTGATGGTGGCTTTCCTGCTCTATTCGATATTCAAATCAGGAAGATTCTAG
- a CDS encoding phasin family protein has protein sequence MSDLFKKAISLGLGLTVVSKEKIEKTVDDLVKRGELAPGESKALVERLMERGDEEQGQFKRVIQEQVKRVLQEAGVASESDVTSLEQRVAVLEKKLAELGHSPQLQPDESPAPLEVPPPLKGNEIE, from the coding sequence ATGAGCGATTTGTTCAAAAAGGCGATCTCGTTAGGGCTTGGACTTACTGTCGTAAGCAAAGAAAAAATTGAGAAAACCGTGGATGATTTGGTCAAGCGCGGGGAACTTGCGCCCGGTGAATCCAAAGCTTTGGTTGAACGCCTGATGGAACGGGGCGATGAAGAGCAAGGCCAGTTCAAGAGAGTGATTCAGGAACAAGTCAAGCGCGTGCTTCAGGAAGCGGGTGTGGCATCCGAAAGCGATGTAACCAGTCTGGAACAGCGCGTTGCCGTTCTGGAGAAAAAACTTGCCGAACTGGGCCACTCACCACAGCTTCAACCTGATGAATCCCCGGCTCCACTTGAAGTTCCTCCTCCTCTCAAAGGAAACGAGATCGAGTAG
- a CDS encoding ThuA domain-containing protein → MDQRKKALLLGDYTHPDWHPLQGVDAEISRIFHDTMTVQCSENRNMLLQENITGFDVCISYMDDWKGKVSPQQTAGLLSYVSNGGGLVIIHNGISLQNRYELKQMIGAKFLHHPAYAPLEFTVTGESHPVTEGITNFTMEEEPYQFEFGSFAETKILLEYQSEDGPKPAVWAHRYGVGRIVYLMPGHHVPSFAHETYRKLLLQAGKWAARYV, encoded by the coding sequence ATGGATCAACGTAAAAAAGCATTGCTACTAGGCGATTATACACATCCGGACTGGCACCCGCTTCAGGGTGTGGATGCGGAGATCAGCCGGATTTTCCATGATACGATGACTGTACAATGCAGTGAGAATCGAAATATGTTGCTGCAAGAAAATATAACCGGATTTGATGTGTGTATCTCATACATGGACGATTGGAAGGGTAAAGTCTCTCCACAGCAGACAGCAGGTTTGTTGTCCTATGTGAGTAATGGGGGTGGACTGGTCATTATACATAATGGCATTTCGCTCCAAAATCGTTATGAACTCAAACAGATGATCGGTGCCAAGTTCCTGCATCATCCGGCTTATGCACCACTTGAATTCACTGTAACGGGAGAAAGCCATCCCGTGACGGAGGGCATTACGAATTTCACAATGGAAGAAGAGCCGTATCAGTTCGAGTTTGGTTCTTTTGCCGAAACGAAGATATTGCTGGAATATCAATCCGAAGATGGACCGAAGCCTGCGGTTTGGGCTCATCGATATGGGGTTGGACGTATTGTTTATCTTATGCCGGGGCACCATGTACCGTCTTTTGCACACGAAACGTACCGCAAGTTACTTCTGCAAGCAGGTAAATGGGCTGCACGTTACGTCTGA
- a CDS encoding SDR family oxidoreductase: MMRTVCVTGAARGLGLALTAQMLKRGYLVYAAGLDVEDSEGIRMLAEGYPDHLRAIELDIADDLSVALFTETLKLDTNHLDMLINNAAILGSITDHIRGPLNMAEMAEVFNVNALGTLRVTHSLFPLLLQGQVKLIVDISSEAGSIEQCSRDGWYAYCMSKAALNMQARLVHNGLKDEGGQVMLVHPGWVQSYMRGELDASADLTPEQSAQHIAVLIDRHEQFKGDQPAYVDYKGEKLPW, encoded by the coding sequence ATGATGAGAACCGTATGTGTAACGGGAGCTGCTCGGGGATTGGGACTCGCTTTGACGGCACAGATGCTGAAGAGAGGGTATCTCGTGTATGCGGCCGGTCTGGACGTGGAAGATTCCGAGGGAATTCGCATGCTTGCAGAAGGATATCCTGACCATCTGCGTGCCATCGAATTGGATATAGCGGACGACCTGTCGGTGGCTCTGTTCACGGAGACATTGAAGCTGGATACGAATCATTTGGATATGCTGATCAATAATGCGGCTATACTAGGGAGTATTACGGATCATATCCGCGGGCCGTTAAATATGGCGGAGATGGCTGAAGTATTTAATGTGAATGCCTTAGGTACACTGCGTGTGACTCATTCCCTGTTCCCCCTCCTTCTTCAAGGACAGGTCAAGCTGATTGTTGATATCTCTTCTGAGGCTGGAAGTATAGAGCAATGCAGTCGGGATGGGTGGTATGCCTATTGTATGTCCAAAGCTGCTTTGAACATGCAGGCCCGTCTTGTGCACAATGGTCTGAAGGATGAAGGCGGACAAGTGATGCTTGTGCATCCCGGTTGGGTACAGAGTTATATGCGGGGCGAATTGGATGCTTCTGCCGATCTCACGCCCGAGCAATCTGCACAGCATATCGCAGTACTTATCGACCGCCATGAACAATTTAAAGGAGATCAGCCCGCATATGTGGACTACAAGGGAGAGAAGCTCCCCTGGTAG
- a CDS encoding cobyrinate a,c-diamide synthase: protein MSIANRNARPRLIIAGTGSGAGKTTVTLGLMRALAQRGLSVQGFKCGPDYIDPTYHTAVTGRPSRNLDAWMTSPEYVRDTFEKASAGHDISIIEGVMGLYDGKDPLSNTGSTAEIALVTQTPVILVVDVRSMARSAAAIVLGFQQLEPELNIAGVIVNRCGSAGHYTIVKKAIEQICGIPVVGWLKRDEDMSIPERHLGLVPAIERGELEPLFQRAADVLMEGTDLDLLLDLAASAPPLNAEEMSSSTTVHTNSDHAESGSNYDSHSDSVTYVNNRHVSYAVQPVIAVARDAAFNFYYPDNLELLEAAGARLQYFSPLAGEDIPTDVDGIYLGGGFPEEFAAEIAGNQGFLEGLRQAAQCNMPLFAECGGYMVLGETLTDREGVTFHMAGIIPAQVQMQKKRAALGYREASSIQDSFLLKKGEVLRGHEFHYSTMTYRDEETIPYAYETKGLRGLKQEGYASGNIVAGYTHVHLGSYPAAARRWVEHCAAFRQERYGSGIITEQ, encoded by the coding sequence ATGAGCATTGCAAATCGTAACGCCAGACCCCGACTGATCATCGCAGGCACCGGAAGTGGTGCAGGGAAAACGACAGTAACTTTGGGGCTGATGAGAGCACTTGCCCAGCGTGGTTTGAGCGTACAAGGGTTCAAATGTGGCCCGGACTATATTGATCCGACATACCATACCGCCGTTACGGGCAGACCGTCACGTAATCTGGATGCATGGATGACATCGCCTGAGTATGTGAGAGATACGTTCGAGAAGGCATCAGCAGGACATGATATCTCCATTATAGAGGGCGTTATGGGCCTCTACGATGGCAAAGATCCGCTCAGCAATACAGGCTCAACTGCAGAGATTGCTCTGGTCACGCAGACCCCTGTGATCCTGGTTGTGGACGTACGCAGCATGGCTCGCAGTGCGGCCGCGATTGTACTGGGTTTTCAACAGTTGGAGCCTGAATTAAATATTGCCGGAGTGATCGTCAACCGGTGTGGAAGTGCGGGGCATTATACCATTGTGAAAAAAGCCATTGAGCAGATATGCGGCATTCCGGTGGTTGGCTGGCTGAAGCGGGACGAAGACATGTCCATCCCGGAGAGACATCTGGGACTGGTGCCTGCTATTGAGCGCGGTGAGTTGGAACCGTTATTCCAACGTGCTGCCGATGTGCTGATGGAAGGCACTGATCTGGATCTTCTGCTGGATCTGGCAGCAAGTGCCCCGCCGCTAAATGCAGAAGAAATGAGCTCTTCAACCACTGTCCACACGAACTCAGATCATGCTGAATCAGGCTCAAATTACGATTCACATTCCGATTCAGTGACCTATGTTAATAATCGACATGTATCATATGCGGTACAGCCTGTTATTGCCGTTGCGCGCGATGCGGCATTTAATTTCTATTATCCCGATAATCTGGAATTGCTCGAAGCAGCCGGGGCTCGATTACAATACTTCAGTCCACTCGCTGGTGAAGATATTCCAACGGATGTCGATGGCATCTATTTGGGTGGTGGATTTCCTGAGGAATTTGCAGCGGAGATTGCCGGTAACCAAGGGTTCTTGGAAGGACTTCGACAGGCTGCACAATGTAACATGCCCTTATTTGCCGAGTGTGGCGGTTACATGGTGCTCGGGGAAACGTTAACCGACCGTGAGGGTGTCACCTTCCACATGGCGGGGATTATTCCTGCACAGGTGCAGATGCAGAAGAAGCGGGCTGCGCTCGGATACCGTGAAGCCAGTAGCATTCAGGATTCCTTTTTGCTGAAAAAGGGTGAAGTACTTCGAGGTCATGAATTTCATTATTCCACGATGACCTATCGTGATGAAGAAACGATCCCTTATGCGTATGAGACCAAGGGGTTACGTGGCCTGAAGCAAGAGGGATATGCCTCAGGCAACATCGTGGCCGGGTATACGCACGTTCATCTGGGCTCTTACCCGGCAGCAGCTCGAAGATGGGTGGAACATTGCGCGGCCTTTCGGCAGGAGCGATATGGGTCAGGAATAATAACAGAGCAATAA